In Cherax quadricarinatus isolate ZL_2023a chromosome 77, ASM3850222v1, whole genome shotgun sequence, the DNA window caccgcaacagtgtagaaattgctggcgatttggtcatCCAGTGatatattgcagatctatagctgaatgcccagtctgtggtgccgatgaccattctaatacgtcttgcaatcgacctccctcttgccttaattgtcatgaggctcacccttcatactctcgcctttgcaaagtctacttaaatgagcgggaaatgcgttacctcaaagaggcagaagatctcccttatgccatggcagttccTCATGTCTGCCTTCAAGGGAGACtaccacgtgtttcttattcccgtgtttcaaaacgtctccccatttctggggtcccatcttctgcagcctcctctgtggttacctctcccatagtcactcctgtatctaattcttttgctgtcatgggctcagacgtccctacttcaacgcctcagtctgttctcgcttcttcatgTTGTCCTTCACAAGCCTCGGTATGGACAAGATATCGTACGACACCTCCTACCAATTGTCCCTCTTCTTCTCAGaggtcaaaaaaaggtcctttaacccctccttcccttcttccacctcctcattttaccttccctgtctttgtaaatggttcttcccctctcactggctctgttacaagtgtagaggttcaccctcctcgtactgtaccttcctcccctgttccctcccaagtttcttcctcttctgccacctcccaggtttctgcctcttctgtccccttccacgcttcttctccagttccctccacccttttcccCCCcaaccttggtacagtccattacagttccaatccttactcatcctccccctaccatatccaatattgtctcccatacgacgtctctgaattccgaaacacttgaagcaatctatgaatatattgcagagaccaaaccatcaatggacactgatccaccctctgttccttctctttcctctcctccatctgcgcaactcctttcttcacagctcaccgttccttcgctgcttgaacattttccgctTCCTCCGCATGTGGATTTTTCTagcccctctagtccataggaacccttacctgcggatttcaggtatctttattgttgccaatcatggcctatttacagtggaatatacatggcctcaggggtaatcgaggtgaacttcagatgttactctcccagttttcccctgttggtgtttgcttacaggaacgaaaattacactctgctgtaatcaatcccatctcaggctataatttattgtattcttcagatcctcttcctgatgggacctttaatgaaagtgcccttctacgcactgatattccataccatcagctatttgttcgtacttcgctgcattgcacagcagcccgtatccacttgcataggtggtatacgctctgttctttacatctctctccttctcgggcattatctattccagatattgccttaattgtttcatcattaccaccactgcttctgttacttggtgattttaatgcccatcatttcctctgggggagtctcactgtgattcccgtggctttcagttagaggcttttcttgcttcccacccccaccatgttttaaatacaggcactcacacccattttgatcctcggactcacactctctttcgcatcgatctctcagtctgctcttcctccgccgcattagacttcacctggtctgttctcccggatttacatgacagcgatcattttccaatcattcttccCCTTCATATTAACCACCTCTttgtatcccacgctggcaatttgatcaggcaaattggaacctttactcccaactaactgtttttagtgaggtacCTTCTTCATCccccattgatgagcttttacacctcttctcgtcctccgttttaaccgcagcttctcattctataccccaaactttgggcaggcgttctcagaaatgcgtgccttggtggtctcctgcttgtgctcgtgcagtacgtttgaaacgcactgcatggggcaggtaccggtacaatagaaccacagagagacttcttaattttaagaagcgtgcgatcgctcgccgtgtcatccgtgacgctaaacgcacttgctggtgagattatgtctcTACTATCaactctgcttcctctatgagtgcagtctggaaaaaagcaTGAAAACTGAGTCGTAAATATTTTCCTGACCCAGCTcatgttctgcgggttgccagtgttgatatagcaaacccactagatgttgccaatgaaattggcaatcatctggtccgtatttctcaggggcttcatctatgcccctcatttctttcctcaaagtctgccagagagttagcaccctcggacttttcttctctcagagaagaacagtataatgtgccttttacacttcaagaactggacaCAACACtcggcttgccgatcatcggcagctgggcccgacgacatttatatttgtatgctacaacatttacatcagtcagcccttgcagtcctgtTACGCCTTTTCAAACATaattggtcacaaggagttcttccacagccgtggaattctgccattgttcttcctttccgcaaaccgggcactacgggacatgaagcctcccactattgtctcattgctcttaccagtgcagtttgcaaagtgatgtaacgcctggtaaatagacgtttagtgtggtatttggagacacacaacagtctctccacgcatcaatatggctttcgtaagggttcTGAGCTCAATACTTTTTCTCCTTGCAATAACTGATTTGGCATTTAGTCtttcatcaaatatttggtcatcactctatgttgatgacttcgctattgcctgtgcaggcgctgactgtcacctcattgcagtttctctccagcatgcggtcgaccgtgtttccaattgggccaccacacatgggtttaaattttccagtaccaaaactcgccagattactttcactagacgctctgtcatctctgatcatcctttgtatctctatggctcccatatccctgaacgtgatacagtcaggtttctaggcctctttgaccgtaggttatcctggaaacctcacattaccgctctgaaggcaacttgtcacagccggctgaaccttcttaaaacccttgctcatctttcatggggagctgatcgtcgaaacttgactatggtgaccagatctattcagcggcctctcctgctactctagccttaaccccatttatcaccaaggattatgtttatgcctttgtgcttttcgctcttcccctgttgagagcctctatgcagaagctaacgttccatccttatccgattgccgtgatgcccattgccttcgcttctatgtacactctcatgatctccCCAATCCTTCTAtatatagaatggtcaccgatattaggaaattctttatttgtttgccgcccctgtttgctccgtcttTCTCTCTTTggctacattcgctcttgtcttctcttcaattaccacctctcCATGTTCACGTAGGTTCtcccttttccctacccccctgggaagttccagctgttcgagtctgttttcTCTCgctcccttgctcaaaagcccaactgtctatggtagcttcccgctctctttttcttgaccactttcactctcattctcatgccattgtagtgtacacagatggctctaagtcttctgatggcgtatgattcgcagcagtgtttccgcaCAGCATCgtatgagggcatttactatcttcggctagtatctttacttctgaattgtatgccattctttcagcacttatccgtattgcatctgtgtctgtgtcatcatttgtggttgtctcagactcccttagtgctttacaggctatacagaaatttgatacacctcaccccttagtcctccatatccaactttggctatgctgcatctcttccaagcataaagatattgttttttgctgggtccctggtcatgttgacgtacagggcaatgagcaggcagacactgctgtgtgctcagcagtacatgacctaccagtttcatatagaggtgttccatttacggactattttgctgcaatagctacccaccttcacacccattggcaacaatgttggtatactctgctcggtaacaaacttcaatctattaaaccaagtataggttactggctatctttgtgtcaccagtgtcgaggttgggagactactctctcccgtcttggcattggccatactcatcttactcatggttatctcatggagaggcaccctgctcctctctctgagaattgtcaggttccattatcggttaaccacattctgttagactgcccactttatcaacgagcatgcagaatatacctccatcgtcgtctttgctccgctgctctctctttaccttcccttatcgctgatggacccacctttcatccggactctctcattgactttttgacaacaacttacttcacaaactctgatgataccttcagccctttctacctcaatctcttgctgccctatacccccgcactatctcctgccccgctgttttctgtaacctactgatcatccctcccccattCTACCGCCCAATactctcgcttccttccctaccctgcagcgctgtatagccctggtggcttagcacttctgtttttataataataataataataatagccccTTTACTCTTCAAAGGGGGCTCATTGATGCAGCAAAAATGCTATTGGTGTATAGAATTAAACCCTTTGATATCATTCCTCAGACAGAATCTAAGTACCCCCCagtcctcccttccctatctcatcctccccatccccccttttttcccctttcctcccctcccaacTCTCCCATTTCCCCATCCCATTCTTCTTcgaggggggctccttggcatgatgaagaggctcttggtctgaggaattagacctgtctgtctccttcctcagaccgaacctaattaaccCTCTTCCcgatcccatcctccccatcctcccctttttcctttcctcctcctcctcttccccacccctcccttttgcccttcctctttttggcctttgggatttttcccacaggcacactagttcataggtagggggaagggtaccagggtccatcccattccgttgaggttcttggcggtggcatagtttgccgtgggatctggatcacctggggatgtcccgatccctctctggtatcctggagggtggctttgggtgtctttcgggtgacagatatatctctggaagccacctttcggattctaggggtggtggccgaaggaggtatgctttgtggtggatatctggCTGccttctcttttgtccaccgaggtagctcggcagatgtgaggttgctatcccggattgctggtttattgGCATGAAGGTTAGGGTATGGAACatgttccatgctgcatctgcgctacttgcggtgctgaggtcctcttgggcatggagggagatttctgaccctttcattcctcctaggaactatcccttccaggtccccccttttttatactttttatttttattttctttctttttttctcttaaaaacaaaaagaaagaagtaacctaaccatggagtcccaaatccatgaccccgctagccccgggccccttattgttaccacaccctgttctgacctcgccttgtcttttggccactctttggacactcctaaggcccctgtacctcttgctggtgctgtttcgtcacccgcttcaggtgccggggtttcgactgactcctttgatttgtctgacctcctctctcttttgactatgcttccggcctctccctctatggtgggGCAAatttcgaatcgccagcctgtCCCACGTCAGActgactctggtcccacttctaaacgccagtgacaatctcctgatgatgttacttctttaccttcccattctactcggaaaagacggACACGTCacgcactccctctccacactcagtttcggaccacacaatggactaaattctttactctaagaccgacttcttctactgcctatctttccaaccatagtattggcaaagcgcttcTATGCCacattggtagagatatttcctttcatgcacttaagagtggtacacgcatcatcacagtccagaattctacccaagctcatgatctttctttctctttcacatattgatactattcctatcactatcgaaaaacatcattccctcaattcttgtagtggtactgttatcctgccccataccatagtccaacagaattttcaGGCATGTGACAATGACATTCTCGAGCAGctagaactccaagatctcccaattttcacagtagacacttatgtttttCCTGCCCACTGacgaagacgatacccttgcaatgtggctggtttaacttttgacagctgtgaactccctctgtttatgtagcaggacatcggttacaagttcggaaggtgatccctacacctcaacagtgtaggaattgctggcaatttagccacccagcaaaatattgcagatctatagccaaatgcccagtctgtggtgccaatgactattctaatacgtcttgcagtcgaactccctcttgccttaattgtcatgaggctcaccctactctcgctgttgccaggtctacttaaccctttgagggtcgacaggccctctccgaaactcgttctcagggtcggccaaatttaaaaaaaaaaaaaaattattttctcttatgaaaagatagagaatcttttcccgatcataacgacaccaaaagtttgaaatttgatagaaaacttacggaattatgctctcgcaaagttagcggtctcggcgatgtttacggatcggcgattttgcccactttgagccccattttcggccaatttcactgtactagtcgacaaaaaacatgaatatttcgctagaactccattttttctatcgaatgggtgcaagaaaccacccatttataaattcaactatccagtacagtggtcataatttagcaattttgccaatttcacacaaatttcaaaagatgccaatttcggaatagggtccagaataaacaagaaagacattcttggcactaaaatgacatttcctctagtcattagtcacgtctcaaggcccctcttatattcttttgctttccactttgaatttttattctcacaaaaaatataagatttactgttatgcagactactgcattagtgtaaaaaatggtataaatattattggtgcacttgtgaaagaatattagactcaccagttgacgtgtattgcacgcttggcacgatttgtttacttttgaagtttggtaaaaatcgaacatttctgctactttgagctcaatttcaaggcacctttcattgtaaaaccagtcaaaatcatctcaatttcagtaatatgtcttccattctataaaatgagaccaagaaaactagaatacaacaataaataccatacgaaaatacactgcaaagtcgctgatttattaaaaaaaaatggaaaaagttatttttttctcattatgcactgtgtgctgcaggattttttttagactgtgcacactgaccacatagacccattctttcatatgaaggcctaccagctttctcccactagatttgaggtcactagaatttatgagtactagtacgtcaaaaacccctacgcgtaagacgtactagtacgacgaaaaccctcaaagggttaaatgagcaggaaattcgttgcctcagagaggcagaaggtctcccttatgccatggcagtttctcatctccgcctccaagggaaactaccctgtgtttcttattctcgtgtttcaaaatgcccccccacttctggtgtcccatcttctgcagcctcctctgcagttgccagtcccatagtcacttctatatctaattcttttgctgtcctgggctcagatgtccctacttcaacacttcAGTCTGTCCTCTCTTCTTAAttttctccctcacaaaccccggtatcgacaggACCTcctacgacacctcctcccaatcgtccctctacttctcagaggtccaaaaaatctcctttaatccctccttcccttcatccgcctccacattttaccttctcggtctctgtacctgggtcttcccctttcactggctctgttacaagtggggaggttcatcctcctcgtactgtgccttcctcccctgtcccctcccaagtttcttcatcttctgccacctcccaggtttctgcctcttctgtcccctccaacacttctccagttccctccaccatttcgcccccccccctaccttggtacagtccattacagttcagatctttactcaaactcctcctccttccatctccaatattgtctctcaTACCACGTCTCTGAACTCTGAAatacttgaagcaatctctgaatatattgcagagaccaaaccatcaatggacaatgatccaccctctgttccttctctttcttcttctccatctgcgcaactcctttcttcacaacgcaccgttccttcgctgcttaaacgttttctgctgcctctgcatgtggacttttctaacccctctagtccataggaaccctttcctgcggatttcaggtatctttatcattgccaatcatggcctatttactgtggaatatatgcggcctcaggggtaattggggtgagcttcagatgttactctcccagttttcccctgttggcgTTTGCTtccaggaaccaaaattacactctggtgttatctctcccatctcaggctataatttattgtattcttcagatccttttcctgatggaacctttaatgaaagtgcccttcttctacgcactgatattccgtaccatcagctatttgtacTTTgatgcattacacagcagcccatatccactagcataggtggtatacgctctgctctttatatctctctcctcgggcattatctattccggatattgccttgtTTCGTCACTACCgccaccgcttctgttacttggcaattttaatgcccatcatttcctctgggggggtctcactgtgattcccgtggcattcagttagaggcttttcttgctacccacccctccatgttttaaatacaggtactcatgcccattttgatcctcggactcacactctctcgcaTTGATcgctcagtctgctcttcctccgccgcattaggcttcacctggtctgttctcccgaaTTTACATGACaggatcattttccaatcattcttacttccctttcatattcaccacctcttcgtatcccacgctaGCAATTTGATCAGGCCAATTGGAACCTTTTCTCACatctaactgtttttagtgaggttccttcttcatcctccattgatgagttttacacctcttctcgtcctcttttaaccgcagcttctcattctataccccaaacttcggtcaggcattctcagaaatgcatgccttggtggtctcctgcttgtgcttatgcagtacgtttgaaacgctctGCATGGggtaggtaccagtacaatagaaccacggagagacttcttgattttaagcagaagcatgcgatccCTCGCCGTGTCAtcagtgacgctaaacgcacttgctggcgagattatgtctccaccatcacctctgtttcctctatgagtgcagtctggaaaaaagcaTGAAAACTGAATGGTAAATAttctgacctggctcctgttctgcaggttgccggtgttgatataacaaacccactagatgttgccaatgaaaatggcaatcatctggtctgtatttctcaggggctccatctatacccctcatttctttcctcgaagtctgccagagagttagcaccctttgacttttcttctctcagagaagaacagtataatgtgccttttacacttcaagaactggaggcaacactctcagctcctcttcaaggggggctccttggcgtggtgaagaggctcatggtcttaggaattagacctgttggccttcttcctcagaccgaacctaattacccccaattcCCCCTTCgcaatcccatcctccccatcctccccttttccctttcctcctccccatcctccccttttccctttcctcctccccatcctccccttttccctttcctcctccccctccccacccctcccttttgcccttcctctttttggcctttgggattttccCACatgcgtgctagttcctaggtaggggaaagggtaccagggtccatcccattccgttgaggttcttggtggtggcatagtttgccgtggaatctggatcgcctggggatgtcctgatccctctccggtatcccggagagtggctttgggtgtcttttgggcgatggGTGTGTCTCTGGAAGCAACCTTTCAGATTCCAGGGGttgtggctgaaggaggtatgctttgtggcggatatccggccgccctctcttttgtccaccgaggtagctcggcaaatGTGAGGTTGCTAGCCCGGAtttctggtttactggcatgatgggtaggatatggcacgggttccatgctgcatctacgctacttgcagtgctgaggtcctcttagaCGCGGAGGGacatttctggccctttcattactcctaggaactatccctccccggtgccccctttttttattcttttttctttttctttttttttcttaaaaacaaaaagaaataacctaaccatggagaaacCAATCCATGAActtgctacccccgggccccttcttgataccacaccccattctgaccccgcctcatctttggaccactcttcggacactcctcatgcctctgtacctcttgctggtgctgtttcctcacccgcttcaggtactgaggtctcgactgactcctttgatttatctgacctccgctctcctttgactatgcttccggcctctccctctacggtgcggcaatttttgaatcgccggcccattccacgtcggaccaactctggtcccatgcctaaatgccaacgacaattacctgctgatgatacttctccaccttctcgttcttctccgAAAAGATTGAcatgtcctgcactccctttccacgctcagtttcatactgcacaatggactaaattcttcactttacgaccgacttcctctacggcttatctttccgaccacagtactggcaaggcactcctatgctatgttggtaaagatatttcttttcatgctcttaagagcggtacgcgcatcatcacggtacagaatgctacccaagctcatgatctttctcttctttcccatatagatactgttcctgtcactattgaaaaacatcattccctcaattcttgtagtggtactgtcattctgccccataccatagttcaacaaaatttccagacatggcaatgacattcttgaacagctggaactccaagatctcccaatcctcaaggtagacacttatgttcttcctgcccgctggcggagacgataccctagcaatgtgattcgtttaacttttgacagccgtgaactccctcAGTTTATGTAGTAGGACATCGTTACAatttcgaaaggtgatccctacaccgcaacagtgtagaaattgctggcgatttggccatccagcgaaatattgcagatccactgccgaatgcccagtctgtggtgctgatgaccattctaatatgtcttgcaatcgacctccttcttgccttaattgtcatgaggctcacccttcgtactctcgccattgccaagtctacttaaatgagcgggaaatgcgttacctcaaagaggcagaaggtctcccttatgccatggcagtttctcatctccgcctccaagggagactacctgtgtttcttattcccgtgtttcaaaacgtccccccacttctggggtcccatcttctgcaacctcTGTGGTTatctctcccataatcactcctgtatctaattcttttgctgtcctaggctcagacgtccctacttcaatgcctcagtctgttctcccttcgtgttctccctcacaagcctcagtatcgacaagacctcgtacgacacctcctcccaatcgtccctctacttctcagaagtcaaaaaaaaagtcctttaacccctccttccctttttCCACCTCATTTTACTTTCCCTGTCTGTGTaccgggttcttcccctctcactggcgctgttacaagtgtagaggttcaccctcctcctcgtactatacctacctcccctgttccctcccaagtttctccctcttctgccacttcccaggtttctgcctcttctgtccccttccacgcttcttctccagttccctccaccctttcacctcccctaccttggtacagtccatttcagttccaatctttactcatcctccccataccatctccaatattgtctcccatacaacgtctctgaattctgaaacacttgaagcaatctctgaatatattgccgAGACCAAACCAtgaatggacactgatccaccctctgttccttctctctcctctcctccatctgtgcaactcctttcttcacagcgcaccgttccttcactgcttgaacgttttccgctgcctccggaTGTGGACTTTTCTGACCCCTCTAGTCCGTCGGatcccttacctgcagatttcaggtatctttatcattgccaatcatggcctatttacagtggaatatacgcggcctcagttgtaatcggggtgagcttcagatgttactctcccagttttcccctgttggtgtttgcttaca includes these proteins:
- the LOC138854993 gene encoding uncharacterized protein isoform X2 → MLPASPSAVRQFSNRRLVPHRTNSGPTPKRQGQLPADDTSPSCSQKRSTCPALPFHAQFQNAQWTKFFTLRPTSSIAYLFNHSIGKALLRHVGKDISFHALKSGMHIITVQNATQAHDLSLLSHIDTVPVTIEKHHSLSPCSGTVILPHTIVQQNFQTCGNDILEELELQDLPILKVDTYVLPARGRRLYPGNVALLTFNCRELPSSVYVAGHRLQVRKVIPTPQQCRNCWRFGHPVIYCRSIAECPVCGADDHSNTSCNRPPSCLNCHEAHPSYSRLCKVYLNEREMRYLKEAEDLPYAMAVPHVCLQGRLPRVSYSRVSKRLPISGVPSSAASSVVTSPIVTPVSNSFAVMGSDVPTSTPQSVLASSCCPSQASVWTRYRTTPPTNCPSSSQRSKKGPLTPPSLLPPPHFTFPVFVNGSSPLTGSVTSVEVHPPRTVPSSPVPSQVSSSSATSQVSASSVPFHASSPVPSTLFPPNLGTVHYSSNPYSSSPYHIQYCLPYDVSEFRNT